In Micromonospora purpureochromogenes, a single window of DNA contains:
- a CDS encoding tyrosine-type recombinase/integrase has protein sequence MAGRPGRCRPEVASRPGPGRRGPLAGRLDDLTFHDLRHTGQTLAAQTGATLADLMKRLGHSSMAAARRYLHAVDGRDREIAKALSELAAHGDVARLPRHITMRS, from the coding sequence GTGGCCGGCCGGCCCGGCCGATGCCGGCCGGAGGTCGCCAGCAGGCCGGGGCCGGGCCGGCGCGGCCCGCTTGCGGGCCGCCTTGATGATCTGACCTTTCACGATCTGCGGCACACCGGGCAGACCCTTGCCGCGCAGACTGGCGCGACCCTGGCCGACCTGATGAAGCGGCTCGGGCACTCATCCATGGCGGCGGCTCGCCGGTACCTGCACGCCGTCGATGGGCGTGACCGTGAGATCGCCAAGGCCCTGTCGGAACTCGCCGCGCACGGTGATGTCGCACGGCTGCCCCGGCACATCACGATGCGGAGCTAA
- a CDS encoding endonuclease/exonuclease/phosphatase family protein, whose protein sequence is MSEESASLRVLTLNALAPFFADWPRRRAVLVDGLRELRPDVVALQEVAGGGDLDEAGGLLGPDYHLVPHPGRSADGVGAVLGSRWPVRTVGVVDLHVAPRTAALPWSAAVVVEVAVPPPLGPVLVVHHKPAWQYDAEYERELQAVRTARYIEELVAERRSEPLEPDGPDTEPHVVLLGDFDAAPDAASVRFWTGRQSLAGISVCYEDCWTAVRREEPGHTFSPGNPLIRAGLMPLDRGRRIDYILIRCGPHGPTLDVVDCRRVFAEPVAGVWASDHFGVLADLCLPPHPPGTWMGIR, encoded by the coding sequence ATGTCCGAGGAGTCTGCCAGCCTGCGGGTGCTCACCCTGAATGCCCTTGCGCCGTTCTTCGCCGACTGGCCACGCCGTCGGGCGGTGCTCGTTGACGGGCTGCGCGAGCTGCGGCCGGACGTGGTGGCCCTGCAGGAGGTGGCTGGCGGCGGGGACTTGGACGAGGCCGGTGGCCTGCTCGGGCCGGACTATCACCTCGTACCGCACCCGGGGCGGTCGGCCGACGGGGTCGGAGCCGTGCTGGGCAGCCGGTGGCCGGTGCGTACCGTCGGGGTTGTCGACTTGCATGTCGCCCCGCGCACCGCGGCGCTGCCGTGGAGTGCCGCCGTTGTGGTGGAGGTTGCGGTGCCGCCGCCGCTGGGACCGGTACTCGTCGTGCATCACAAGCCGGCCTGGCAGTACGACGCCGAGTACGAGCGGGAACTGCAGGCGGTGCGGACGGCCCGGTACATCGAGGAACTGGTTGCCGAGCGACGGTCCGAACCGCTCGAGCCGGACGGTCCGGACACCGAGCCGCACGTGGTGCTGCTGGGCGACTTCGATGCGGCACCCGACGCTGCGAGCGTCCGGTTCTGGACCGGCCGGCAGTCGCTGGCTGGCATCAGCGTCTGTTACGAGGACTGCTGGACGGCGGTTCGCCGTGAGGAGCCGGGGCACACGTTCTCGCCGGGCAATCCGCTGATCCGGGCCGGGCTGATGCCGCTGGACCGGGGGCGGCGGATCGACTACATCCTCATCCGGTGCGGCCCGCACGGGCCGACCCTCGACGTGGTGGACTGCCGGCGGGTGTTCGCCGAACCGGTTGCCGGGGTGTGGGCGAGCGATCACTTCGGGGTGCTCGCGGACCTGTGCCTTCCGCCGCATCCGCCGGGTACCTGGATGGGGATCCGCTAG